The following are encoded together in the Methylorubrum sp. B1-46 genome:
- a CDS encoding tetratricopeptide repeat protein, whose product MSAPLPPRHFAGATPLRRALPIAFPRHWRKLARIAGLMLAGLGILGLLLVSEPRTTLGRFLMAVGLPGAAVRVFDVPAWRAAALYEAGQYGEAIPLFRAQGKRGAYNLGNALARSGDLKGALDAYDEALTYNPRDADAQANRSLIAKALEEEIDRGKGGGIANASAHYGARYNNTANQDQNDDIRSTSSGEGLAGNKEASSSASLPGTSPVARRGKAEQQAVDSGKGQARGSASDAAGRGRQGAGSAMVAAAPEREARRVTKSFEAHEIHPDRLWLQTLPDEPGRFLKLRLKAEQARRIEAGTAIPGGSNPW is encoded by the coding sequence ATGTCGGCGCCCCTTCCGCCCCGCCACTTCGCCGGAGCAACGCCCTTGCGGCGGGCTCTGCCGATCGCTTTTCCTCGCCACTGGCGCAAGCTCGCGCGCATCGCCGGCCTCATGCTCGCCGGGCTCGGCATTCTCGGCCTGTTGCTGGTGTCGGAGCCGCGCACGACGCTGGGCCGCTTCCTGATGGCGGTCGGGCTCCCCGGTGCGGCGGTCCGTGTGTTCGATGTGCCGGCATGGCGTGCCGCCGCCCTCTACGAGGCCGGGCAATACGGCGAGGCGATCCCGCTGTTCCGCGCGCAGGGGAAGCGCGGCGCCTACAATCTCGGCAACGCACTCGCCCGCTCCGGCGACCTGAAGGGTGCGCTCGACGCCTACGACGAGGCGCTGACCTACAACCCGCGCGACGCCGACGCGCAGGCCAACCGCTCGCTGATCGCGAAGGCGCTGGAGGAAGAGATCGACCGCGGCAAGGGCGGCGGCATCGCCAACGCCTCGGCGCATTATGGCGCCCGCTACAACAACACCGCCAACCAGGACCAGAACGACGACATCCGCTCCACCTCCAGCGGCGAGGGCCTGGCCGGCAACAAGGAGGCGAGCTCTTCCGCCTCGCTTCCCGGCACCAGCCCGGTGGCGCGGCGCGGCAAGGCGGAGCAGCAGGCGGTCGATTCCGGCAAGGGTCAGGCCCGCGGCTCGGCGAGCGACGCGGCCGGCCGCGGGCGCCAGGGCGCCGGCTCGGCTATGGTCGCAGCCGCCCCGGAGCGCGAGGCGCGCCGTGTGACGAAGAGCTTCGAGGCGCACGAGATCCACCCCGACCGGCTCTGGCTCCAGACCCTACCGGACGAGCCCGGCCGTTTCCTGAAGCTGCGCCTCAAGGCCGAGCAAGCCCGGCGCATCGAGGCTGGCACCGCCATCCCGGGAGGCAGCAACCCGTGGTGA
- the msrB gene encoding peptide-methionine (R)-S-oxide reductase MsrB: MAGSDLIGTDPEIRTEAEWRAALTPEQYRVLREHGTERAGTSGLNAEKRPGTFSCAGCGAPLFESVTKYESGSGWPSFFAPLEGAVETQVDRSHWMTRTEVHCARCKGHLGHVFEDGPAPTGLRYCMNGVALGFEPEG, from the coding sequence ATGGCCGGATCCGATCTGATCGGGACTGATCCCGAGATCCGCACCGAGGCGGAGTGGCGCGCGGCGCTGACGCCTGAACAATATCGCGTGCTGCGCGAGCACGGCACCGAGCGGGCCGGTACGAGCGGCCTCAACGCCGAGAAGCGCCCCGGCACCTTCTCCTGCGCCGGATGCGGCGCCCCGCTGTTCGAGAGCGTCACCAAGTACGAGTCGGGCAGCGGCTGGCCGAGCTTCTTCGCGCCGCTCGAAGGGGCAGTCGAGACGCAGGTCGATCGCAGCCACTGGATGACCCGTACCGAGGTGCATTGCGCCCGCTGCAAGGGCCATCTCGGCCACGTCTTCGAGGATGGCCCGGCCCCGACGGGCCTGCGCTACTGCATGAACGGCGTCGCGCTCGGCTTCGAGCCAGAGGGTTGA
- a CDS encoding VWA domain-containing protein, which translates to MIESLTLLRPLWFLALPVVAVLALRAAWRSAPLGDWNKAVDPHLMALLARSGALLGGRRQANLAAALAAGILALALTGPAVERPEAATFRNLDATVIVLDLSRSVIEGGRFKEARQAAQAVGEAAGTRSLALVVYAGDAYTALSPTHDRETLATTLFALDADTVPDRGSHPERGLALARRTLTEANVVAADVVLISDGDGIGQAAEREAAAIRDKGWQLHALFVPAAKALPAGAPRPDRTALDRLATAGGGRAADIDGPKAVLDRVGASTAQHLAAGGYGVLAFADLGRWLLLLALVPALFLFRRSA; encoded by the coding sequence ATGATCGAATCCCTCACCCTCCTGCGCCCGCTCTGGTTTCTGGCGCTGCCCGTCGTGGCCGTGCTGGCGCTGCGCGCCGCGTGGCGCTCGGCGCCGCTGGGCGATTGGAACAAGGCGGTCGATCCCCACCTGATGGCGCTGCTTGCCCGAAGCGGCGCCCTGCTCGGCGGGCGGCGGCAGGCCAATCTCGCCGCCGCGCTCGCCGCGGGCATCCTGGCGCTCGCGCTCACCGGGCCCGCGGTCGAGCGCCCGGAAGCCGCGACCTTCCGCAATCTCGACGCCACGGTGATCGTGCTCGACCTCTCCCGCTCGGTCATTGAGGGCGGGCGCTTCAAGGAGGCGCGGCAGGCAGCGCAGGCCGTGGGGGAGGCCGCGGGCACCCGCTCGCTGGCGCTGGTCGTCTATGCGGGTGACGCCTACACCGCCCTCTCGCCCACCCACGACCGCGAGACGCTGGCTACCACCCTGTTCGCGCTGGACGCCGACACCGTCCCCGACCGGGGCAGCCACCCGGAACGCGGGCTGGCGCTGGCCCGCCGGACGCTGACCGAGGCCAACGTCGTCGCCGCCGACGTAGTGCTGATCTCCGACGGTGACGGTATCGGGCAGGCGGCCGAGCGCGAGGCCGCCGCGATCCGCGACAAGGGCTGGCAGCTCCACGCCCTGTTCGTGCCGGCCGCCAAGGCGCTGCCGGCCGGTGCGCCGCGTCCGGACCGGACCGCCCTCGACCGGCTCGCGACGGCGGGCGGCGGGCGCGCCGCCGATATCGACGGCCCGAAGGCGGTGCTCGACCGCGTCGGCGCCTCGACCGCGCAGCATCTCGCGGCGGGCGGTTACGGCGTGCTCGCCTTCGCCGATCTCGGTCGCTGGCTGCTCTTGCTGGCGCTGGTGCCGGCGCTCTTTCTCTTCCGACGGAGCGCGTGA
- a CDS encoding DMT family transporter, protein MSARQASEPGASIARDPRRLVGIALMCVAPVFFASLDATGKVLAASGVDPLLTTFMRYAVNVALVMAFLNPVTRPGVARSRRLPLQILRSLLLFGSTACNFLALRSLQLAETISIQFAAPLAVALLAGPLLGEWSSRMRLAAVAAGFVGVLVIVRPDALVAKPAILFSLGAMLCYAVYVIVTRKLAAHDSTATTVFYTGLGGLAVMSPLLPWIWTAPDSGRVWGLLIAVGLFGTIGHWLLVLAHARAPASLLAPFIYTQILWSVLLGYLLFGDVPSLWTMLGAGIIVASGLALLAEDAVMRQHARRRDAPPPRDGIPPQR, encoded by the coding sequence ATGTCCGCGAGACAGGCCAGCGAGCCCGGAGCATCGATCGCCCGCGATCCGCGGCGCCTCGTCGGCATCGCGCTGATGTGCGTCGCGCCCGTCTTCTTCGCCAGCCTCGACGCCACGGGCAAGGTGCTGGCCGCCAGCGGTGTCGATCCGCTCCTCACCACCTTCATGCGCTACGCCGTCAACGTCGCGCTGGTGATGGCCTTCCTCAATCCGGTGACCCGGCCGGGCGTGGCCCGCTCGCGGCGTCTGCCGTTGCAGATCCTGCGCTCGCTGCTCCTGTTCGGCTCGACCGCCTGCAACTTCCTGGCCCTGCGCTCGCTCCAGCTCGCCGAGACGATCTCGATCCAGTTCGCCGCGCCGCTCGCCGTGGCGTTGCTCGCCGGGCCGCTGCTCGGCGAATGGTCGTCGCGGATGCGGCTCGCGGCGGTCGCGGCCGGGTTCGTCGGCGTCCTCGTGATCGTGCGACCGGACGCGCTGGTGGCCAAGCCGGCGATCCTGTTCAGCCTCGGCGCGATGCTTTGCTACGCGGTCTACGTAATCGTGACGCGCAAGCTCGCGGCCCACGACTCGACCGCCACCACGGTGTTCTACACCGGACTCGGCGGCCTTGCGGTGATGAGCCCGCTCCTGCCCTGGATCTGGACGGCGCCGGATTCGGGCCGGGTCTGGGGTCTGCTGATCGCTGTCGGGCTGTTCGGGACGATCGGGCACTGGCTGCTGGTGCTGGCCCATGCGCGGGCTCCGGCGAGCCTGCTCGCGCCCTTCATCTACACGCAGATCCTGTGGTCGGTGCTGCTGGGATACCTGTTGTTCGGCGACGTGCCGAGCCTTTGGACGATGCTGGGCGCCGGGATCATCGTCGCCTCCGGCCTGGCGTTGCTCGCCGAGGATGCCGTCATGCGCCAGCACGCGCGGCGGAGGGATGCCCCTCCTCCGCGCGATGGAATTCCGCCTCAGCGGTAG
- a CDS encoding YihY/virulence factor BrkB family protein, with product MPSSPQTPPRLPAEGTAPVLWTLMMGAALVALAAAPRRRPDDEVPEPPKAKESDGGAHSHEGRAARWVAATQADRGRAADHPGEIPSPGWWDIATRVYLEFNKDRVLSVAAGVTFYTLLSLFPAIAALVTCYGLVADVNTINVHLATLHGVLPESAIDIIGEQVKRIAAKGGGALGFTFFTSLTLSLWSANAAMKAMFDALNVVYEEEEKRNFFWLNVRSLTFTAGALLFIILALMSIVVLPVVFNFLGLGDGARLIAMARWPALLLVLLGGLAVLYRYGPSRERARWRWVGAGSVVAGLLWLVASILFSWYVANFGNYNETYGSLGAVIGFMTWIWISATIVLLGGEINAEIEHQTARDSTTSPQKPLGQRGARMADTVGAAA from the coding sequence ATGCCGTCCTCCCCTCAGACCCCGCCCCGCCTGCCTGCGGAGGGCACGGCCCCCGTGCTTTGGACCCTGATGATGGGGGCGGCTCTGGTCGCGCTCGCCGCCGCGCCGCGGCGCCGGCCCGACGACGAGGTGCCGGAGCCGCCCAAAGCGAAGGAGTCCGACGGTGGCGCCCATTCCCACGAAGGCCGCGCGGCCCGGTGGGTGGCGGCGACGCAGGCCGACCGCGGGCGCGCCGCCGACCATCCCGGCGAGATTCCGTCCCCCGGCTGGTGGGACATCGCCACGCGCGTCTATCTGGAGTTCAACAAGGACCGAGTGCTCTCGGTCGCGGCGGGCGTGACCTTCTACACCCTGCTCTCGCTGTTCCCGGCGATTGCCGCGCTCGTCACCTGCTACGGGCTCGTGGCCGACGTGAACACCATCAACGTCCACCTTGCCACCCTGCACGGTGTGCTGCCGGAAAGCGCGATCGACATCATCGGCGAACAGGTCAAGCGCATTGCCGCGAAAGGCGGCGGCGCGCTCGGCTTCACCTTCTTCACCAGCCTGACGCTGTCGCTCTGGAGCGCCAACGCCGCCATGAAGGCGATGTTCGATGCGCTCAACGTGGTCTACGAGGAGGAGGAGAAGCGCAACTTCTTCTGGCTCAACGTCCGCTCGCTCACCTTCACCGCGGGCGCGCTGCTGTTCATCATCCTGGCGCTGATGTCGATCGTCGTGCTGCCGGTGGTGTTCAACTTCCTCGGCCTCGGCGACGGGGCCCGCCTCATCGCCATGGCGCGCTGGCCGGCGCTGCTCCTCGTCCTGCTCGGCGGGCTCGCCGTGCTCTACCGCTACGGCCCGAGCCGGGAGCGGGCGCGCTGGCGCTGGGTCGGCGCGGGCAGCGTCGTAGCCGGCCTGCTCTGGCTCGTCGCCTCGATCCTGTTCTCTTGGTACGTCGCTAATTTCGGCAACTACAACGAGACCTACGGCTCGCTCGGCGCCGTGATCGGCTTCATGACCTGGATCTGGATCTCGGCGACGATCGTGCTGCTCGGAGGCGAGATCAACGCCGAGATCGAGCACCAGACCGCCCGCGACTCGACGACCAGCCCGCAGAAGCCGCTGGGGCAGCGCGGCGCGCGCATGGCCGACACGGTCGGCGCGGCGGCCTGA